A region of Lagenorhynchus albirostris chromosome 20, mLagAlb1.1, whole genome shotgun sequence DNA encodes the following proteins:
- the LOC132511360 gene encoding C-C motif chemokine 4, translating to MKLCMAVLSFLVLSAAFCSPALSAPMGSDPPTACCFSYTLRKLPRHFVIDYYETSSLCSQPAVVFQTKRGRQVCANPSDPWVQEYMDDLELN from the exons ATGAAGCTCTGCATGGCTGTCCTCTCCTTCCTCGTGCTCTCAGCTGCTTTCTGCTCTCCGGCTCTCTCAGCACCAA TGGGCTCAGACCCTCCCACTGCCTGCTGCTTCTCTTACACCCTGCGGAAGCTTCCTCGCCACTTTGTGATCGATTATTACGAGACCAGCAGTCTCTGCTCCCAGCCAGCTGTGGT ATTCCAAACCAAAAGGGGCAGGCAGGTGTGCGCCAACCCCAGTGATCCCTGGGTCCAGGAGTACATGGATGACCTTGAACTGAACTGA